A window of Desulfofalx alkaliphila DSM 12257 contains these coding sequences:
- the nusG gene encoding transcription termination/antitermination protein NusG, which translates to MSKKWYVIHTYSGYENKVKANLERRIESMNMEEKIFRILVPMEDEVEMKNGKKKVTKKKVFPGYVLVEMFMTDDSWYVVRNTPGVTGFVGTGSKPIPLSDEEVGAIMKQMGEEDPKRTKVSFVIGESVQVTSGPFENFVGSIEEIYPDKGKLRVMVSMFGRETPIELDFAQVEKIS; encoded by the coding sequence ATGAGTAAAAAGTGGTATGTAATACATACCTACTCCGGGTACGAAAATAAGGTAAAAGCAAACCTGGAAAGACGCATAGAGTCCATGAACATGGAAGAAAAGATCTTCCGCATTCTTGTTCCCATGGAAGATGAAGTGGAAATGAAAAATGGCAAAAAGAAGGTTACCAAGAAAAAAGTCTTTCCTGGCTATGTTTTAGTAGAAATGTTCATGACCGACGACTCATGGTATGTGGTGCGCAATACGCCTGGCGTTACAGGTTTTGTGGGCACCGGTTCAAAACCCATTCCCTTAAGTGATGAAGAAGTCGGAGCAATTATGAAGCAAATGGGCGAAGAAGACCCCAAGCGTACAAAGGTGTCATTTGTTATTGGTGAAAGTGTACAGGTTACCAGTGGTCCGTTTGAAAACTTTGTTGGGTCAATTGAAGAGATATATCCTGATAAAGGTAAGTTAAGAGTTATGGTTTCAATGTTTGGACGAGAAACTCCCATAGAATTAGATTTTGCCCAAGTAGAAAAAATTAGCTAG
- the secE gene encoding preprotein translocase subunit SecE — protein MVALKKPTAEKGASPAKAKRETKKKDSKSASKNRIAGIKNFFQGVKSELKKVHWPTRRETLVYTGVVLVAVVFVAILIWVLDIILSSGVSFIIR, from the coding sequence ATGGTAGCTTTGAAAAAACCAACCGCTGAAAAAGGTGCCTCTCCAGCTAAAGCCAAGAGGGAAACCAAGAAGAAGGATAGCAAATCTGCGTCCAAAAATCGCATAGCTGGAATTAAAAACTTCTTTCAAGGGGTTAAAAGCGAACTGAAAAAGGTTCATTGGCCGACACGCCGGGAAACGCTGGTTTACACCGGTGTGGTATTGGTGGCCGTGGTATTCGTTGCCATCTTAATTTGGGTTTTAGATATTATTTTAAGCAGTGGAGTATCCTTTATTATTAGATAA